Proteins encoded within one genomic window of candidate division WOR-3 bacterium:
- the nusG gene encoding transcription termination/antitermination protein NusG, with the protein MTQTMNWYVVHTLTGHEQKVKKVLERVIKEKGMESFFGRIIIPVENLIKIRKGKKVIEERRLFPGYIVIEMEPTDEALKLVSSIPGVTHFLGTRYKPTPLEKEEVESILAQVEESKKKVVTKIPFTKGERVTVIDGPFTDFVGTVEEIYPEREKVKVIVLIFGRPTPIELGFHQLKSF; encoded by the coding sequence GTGACGCAAACTATGAACTGGTATGTAGTCCACACCCTAACCGGCCATGAGCAGAAGGTCAAAAAGGTGCTGGAAAGAGTGATAAAGGAAAAAGGTATGGAAAGCTTTTTCGGGCGGATAATCATTCCGGTGGAGAATTTGATAAAGATCCGAAAAGGTAAAAAGGTGATAGAAGAAAGGCGATTATTTCCAGGGTATATTGTGATTGAAATGGAACCAACCGATGAAGCCCTCAAACTGGTAAGTTCCATCCCCGGGGTCACCCATTTTTTAGGCACGCGTTACAAACCCACGCCTCTGGAAAAAGAGGAAGTTGAAAGCATTCTCGCCCAGGTAGAAGAATCAAAGAAAAAGGTCGTCACCAAAATTCCTTTCACCAAGGGCGAGCGGGTCACGGTGATCGACGGTCCATTTACGGATTTTGTTGGTACGGTGGAAGAGATCTATCCCGAACGTGAAAAAGTAAAAGTTATTGTGCTCATATTTGGCAGACCAACACCTATCGAACTCGGTTTTCATCAATTGAAGAGTTTTTGA
- the secE gene encoding preprotein translocase subunit SecE, producing MGKTVLNRALDYIKNVYLEMKKVTWPTKNELISSTIIVIILSVFVALIIFVLDRIFSLLLGIVIK from the coding sequence GTGGGAAAAACAGTGCTAAATCGCGCCCTTGATTATATAAAAAATGTCTATTTGGAAATGAAAAAAGTTACTTGGCCAACCAAGAACGAGCTTATCAGTTCTACGATAATCGTTATCATCCTTTCTGTCTTCGTTGCCCTGATAATATTCGTCCTCGACCGCATCTTCTCCTTGCTCCTGGGGATTGTCATAAAGTGA
- the rpmG gene encoding 50S ribosomal protein L33, producing MRVIISLACTVCNNRNYTTTKDKKKQARLELKKYCKFCRKHTLHKEVK from the coding sequence ATGAGAGTAATAATCAGTCTTGCCTGTACGGTCTGCAATAACCGGAATTATACCACTACGAAGGACAAGAAGAAACAGGCGCGGCTGGAGCTCAAAAAATACTGCAAATTCTGCCGGAAACATACCCTCCATAAAGAAGTTAAATAA